The following proteins are encoded in a genomic region of Zea mays cultivar B73 chromosome 9, Zm-B73-REFERENCE-NAM-5.0, whole genome shotgun sequence:
- the LOC100382131 gene encoding uncharacterized protein isoform X1, translated as MQPTTTTEIWQWQCGTCRADWKMMRQLTTCCPHVGRCCQGQGAPPPPSAGNPPHCHCHHHHHHHHRHRHHQEQYTSMLQGTTTAAITTTGRALAAGAEGSNAGSAGRHTTIATLNPAAPPAVAEVFWDPDPYLMVQQLREFETLNDGLVALRVQLQEYAEEISKSKDTNAGMDWLLALPASVRDVVIMARDVIESFFVISTGAAPP; from the exons ATGCAGCCCACCACCACCACGGAGATTTGGCAGTGGCAGTGTGGCACGTGCAGAGCTGACTGGAAGATGATGCGCCAGCTGACCACCTGCTGCCCGCACGTCGGCCGCTGCTGTCAGGGTCAGGGTGCTCCGCCTCCGCCGTCTGCAGGGAACCCTCCTCACTGCCACTGCCATCACCATCACCATCACCACCACCGCCATCGCCATCACCAGGAGCAG TACACTTCTATGCTGCAGGGTACCACCACCGCCGCCATCACCACCACCGGCCGGGCTTTGGCGGCGGGGGCCGAGGGTTCCAACGCCGGGTCTGCTGGGCGTCACACCACCATCGCTACACTGAATCCTGCTGCCCCTCCCGCCGTCGCAGAGGTCTTCTGGGACCCGGACCCCTACCTGATGGTGCAGCAGCTCAGGGAGTTCGAGACCCTGAACGACGGGCTGGTGGCGCTCAGGGTGCAGCTGCAGGAGTACGCGGAGGAAATCAGCAAGAGCAAGGACACCAACGCCGGGATGGACTGGCTCCTCGCTCTCCCGGCCAGCGTCAGGGACGTCGTCATCATGGCCAGGGACGTCAT
- the LOC100382131 gene encoding uncharacterized protein LOC100382131 isoform 1 (isoform 1 is encoded by transcript variant 1) — MQPTTTTEIWQWQCGTCRADWKMMRQLTTCCPHVGRCCQGQGAPPPPSAGNPPHCHCHHHHHHHHRHRHHQEQGTTTAAITTTGRALAAGAEGSNAGSAGRHTTIATLNPAAPPAVAEVFWDPDPYLMVQQLREFETLNDGLVALRVQLQEYAEEISKSKDTNAGMDWLLALPASVRDVVIMARDVIESFFVISTGAAPP, encoded by the exons ATGCAGCCCACCACCACCACGGAGATTTGGCAGTGGCAGTGTGGCACGTGCAGAGCTGACTGGAAGATGATGCGCCAGCTGACCACCTGCTGCCCGCACGTCGGCCGCTGCTGTCAGGGTCAGGGTGCTCCGCCTCCGCCGTCTGCAGGGAACCCTCCTCACTGCCACTGCCATCACCATCACCATCACCACCACCGCCATCGCCATCACCAGGAGCAG GGTACCACCACCGCCGCCATCACCACCACCGGCCGGGCTTTGGCGGCGGGGGCCGAGGGTTCCAACGCCGGGTCTGCTGGGCGTCACACCACCATCGCTACACTGAATCCTGCTGCCCCTCCCGCCGTCGCAGAGGTCTTCTGGGACCCGGACCCCTACCTGATGGTGCAGCAGCTCAGGGAGTTCGAGACCCTGAACGACGGGCTGGTGGCGCTCAGGGTGCAGCTGCAGGAGTACGCGGAGGAAATCAGCAAGAGCAAGGACACCAACGCCGGGATGGACTGGCTCCTCGCTCTCCCGGCCAGCGTCAGGGACGTCGTCATCATGGCCAGGGACGTCAT